In the genome of Candidatus Aminicenantes bacterium, the window ATATGTCGGAGTTTTATTTATCAGTGCCGGGTGACTTTAATCACCCTTGATCTTCAGTTTAGACCAGCGTATTAACGATGCTTTTATTGACCATAATTGGGCAACAGCCCGTCCAGGTTCCAGAAATCATCATCAGCACTCACCCCAACAAGGCCATTTTTTTAACTCTTCCTCCACCCTTTCCAACAGCTTGCGAAATAGTTTTAATTTTAGTTAAACCAATACAATATTGCTAAATATATCTTGAAAAGCTATAATAATTTCAAGAGGTAAAATTGCTGTTATTCGAATGGGATCCTGTAAAAGCTGCAATGAATAAGAAAATTCATGGCATAACATTTGATGAAGCAAGTACGGCCTTTAAGGACATATTATCACTAACAATTTATGATCCTTTACATTCAGAAGATGAAAATAGGTTCGTGTTGATTGGCAATTCTCACAGGGATCGATTGCTTGTCGTTGTGCATACCGAAAGGGGCGAGAGAATAAGAATAATAAGTGCTCGTAAAGCCAAAAAGAAAGAGAGGCAACAATATGAAAAAAATGCAAAAAGATCAGACCATGCTTGAAGAATATGATTTCGGTGCCGGGGTTCAGGGGAAATACTCAAAAAGATATAGTGAGGGGACCAATGTTATCGTTATCGAACCTGATGTTGCAAAATTTTTCCCAGATCACGATTCGGTCAATCAAGCACTGAGGTCTTTGTCAGAGATCATAAAAAAACAAAATAAATTGCATGACAAATCAATTCAACGGACGGCAGATAGCCGCCGCTGATTCGAAACGTTTATGAGCAAGCTCGAACCTGTTACTCCTGGCGAGATCTTCCTGGAAGAATTTCTAAAACCCATGGTTCTCAGCCAGTATCGTTTGGCCAAGGAAATTGGCGTTCCTGCTCAGCGTATCAGTGAAATTGTTGCTGGCAAGCGTTCGATCACGGCTGATACCGATTTACGGTTGTGCCTGTTCTTTGGTCTGTCCAACGGCTATTGGTTGCGCGCTCAGGTTGTCTACGATACGGAAGTCGCAGAGCGTAACCTTGGCCCGGCGCTGAAAAAGATCAAACCCTGGCCCCATATGTAACCCAACAAGGTACTCCAGTTGATGTCCGTACATCACACCGCTGAGTCTCCCCATTATGTTTAATCAATAAGCCAACAGGATAAGGTTCCAAGTTCCAGAGATCATTATTGGTCACATCCCAGCTTCCCTATCAGCAAATTGAATACCTATTAGGAATAGGTTCGGTAGTGACAGGTCGCGACCTGTCACTACAATAGAGCCATTGACATCACGGACACGCATATTTCCGGATAATGGCTTCGGCGGCGCGGATGCCGTCCACGGCCGAGGATATGATGCCGCCGGCATAGCCCGCCCCTTCGCCGGCAGGGTACAGGCCGCGAATGTTACTCTCGAAGAATTCATCTCTAACGATTCGTACGGGCGACGAGCTCCGAGTCTCAATCCCGGTCAGCACCGCGTCGCCCCCGGCAAAGCCGGGCAGTCGTTTGTCCAGAAAAGGCAGTGCCGATCGCAGGGTCTCGGCCACATAATCAGGCAGGCAATCGGCCAGGTGGGCAAAGCGCCAGCCGGGACGATATGTCGGCTCAATGCTTCCCAACTCCGCTGACGGCAGTCCGATTAGAAAATCCTTGACCAACTGCACAGGGGCAAAATATTTTTTACCGCCTAGGGTAAAGGCTTTCCTTTCCCAGGTTCGCTGGAATTCCATGCCGGCCAGGGGATGATCAGAACCGAAATCGAGCGAAGAGACGCCGACCAGCAAGGCGCTGTTGGCGTTGGCGCCGGCGCGGGCGAAGAGGCTCATGCCATTGGTGGCCAGCCCGTCCGTTTCGGTCGCCGCGGCCACTACCTGCCCGCCCGGGCACATGCAGAACGTGTAGGCCGAACGGCCGCCTGGAGCGTGAAATACCAGCTTGTAATCGGCTGCGCCCAAGCGCGGATGGCCGGCGTGGGCCCCATATTGCGCCTCATCGATCATTTGCTGCGGATGTTCGATGCGAGCCCTGGCCAGAAATATCCACGGCAATAATTTTATTGTCCTTTATCTTGAGACCGCTGACCAGGCAATTAAAACGAACCTCCCCGCCCAAGTTAATAATGGTCTGGCGGATATTTTTGACAATATCCGGCAAGCGGTCACTCCCCAGGTGGGGCTTGTTCAGATAAAGGATGTCTGCGGGAGCGCCGGCGGCAACGAATTCCTCCAGCACCTTGCGGCAGCACGGATCATGGATCAGGGTCGCCAGCTTGCCGTCAGAAAATGTCCCGGCGCCGCCTTCACCGAAATGGAGGTTGGACTCCCCTGCCAGTTCGCCGGCTGACCAGAAGTGCGCCACGTCCCGGTACCGTTCGTCGACCGGCTTGCCCCGTTCCAGGACGAGCGGCCGGTAACCCCGGCGCGCCAGCAGCAGGGCGGCAAAAAGACCGGCCGGCCCGCTGCCGATCACCACTGGTGATCCGTAAAGTTTTTCCCGGCCTGGAACGACATCGCAGTAAGCCGAGTCAGGCGCCGGGATGATCGCACCCCCCTGTTGCCGGCGCACAAAACGCGGCTCGTCTTTAACAGCCACGTCCACGGTGTAGACCAGGTGGATCGCCCCCTTTTTGCGTGCATCCACGGCCTGGCGGAAGATCTGGGTCTCAAGCAGTTCTTCCTGGCGGATACCGAGTTTGGCAATGACGGCCCGCTCCAGGGCGCCGGCATCGTGGTCCAGCGGCAGTTTGATCTCAAAGAGCCTCAGCATGGCCACTCAGCGGCTGGCGGCGCTGAGGCCGGCAAGCCAGCCCGAAGACCAGGCCCACTGCAGGTTGAAACCGCCGCAGTCGCCGTCGACATCGAGAATTTCTCCGCAAAAATGAAGTCCCGGGACCAGTAAAGATTCGAGCGTTTCCGGGTTCACCTGGTCAAGGGCGACGCCGCCGGCCGTAACCTGGGCCTCGGGCCAGGGCATCGTGCCCGAGACCGGCAGCGACCAGCTCTTCAAGATCCTCGCCAGGTCGAGTCGCGCCGCCGGGGAAATCTCAGCGCCGGAAAGAGCGTGGCCATCGATGCCGGCGGCGGAGAGAATGACCGGGATCAAGCGCTTGTGCAGCAGCCCCACCAGCCCGTCGGCGATTGACTTGTGCCCCTGGCAACGGAAGCGGACCCCCAAAGCGGATGCCAGCTCCTCAAGGCTCGAGGCGGGGAATAGATCCAAGACAATGCAGGGCTCCTTGTTTGCCTTCAAGGCCCGGGAAGCCGTCCCGCTCAGCTGCAGGACCGGCGGCCCCGAAATGCCGCTGTCGGTGAAGAGGAATTCCCCCTCCTCGCCACGCAAAACCTCGTTGCCGCAGCGCACCTCGCCGGAGCCTTCGAAGCTGACCCCCTTCAGTTTGCGCAGGAAGTCGGCGCGGAGGCGCAGGGGAACCAGCGCCGCGACGGGATCGACCAGGCGATGGCCCAGTGCCGTTGCCAG includes:
- a CDS encoding BrnT family toxin, yielding MLFEWDPVKAAMNKKIHGITFDEASTAFKDILSLTIYDPLHSEDENRFVLIGNSHRDRLLVVVHTERGERIRIISARKAKKKERQQYEKNAKRSDHA
- a CDS encoding HigA family addiction module antitoxin; the encoded protein is MSKLEPVTPGEIFLEEFLKPMVLSQYRLAKEIGVPAQRISEIVAGKRSITADTDLRLCLFFGLSNGYWLRAQVVYDTEVAERNLGPALKKIKPWPHM
- a CDS encoding NAD(P)/FAD-dependent oxidoreductase, which gives rise to MADSKKLFVIGGGSSGMMAAISAARFGAAVVLLEARDRVGKKLLATGSGRCNLTNSDTSPSRFHGGDGAFIAVVLSRFPVASAIEFFEELGVSCQAEEEGRIYPRSGQASAVLDVLRWELERLRVDVRTGHEVRAVKPGEKGFALQLAAGGELKAERVVLACGGMAGPQFGSDGSGLRLATALGHRLVDPVAALVPLRLRADFLRKLKGVSFEGSGEVRCGNEVLRGEEGEFLFTDSGISGPPVLQLSGTASRALKANKEPCIVLDLFPASSLEELASALGVRFRCQGHKSIADGLVGLLHKRLIPVILSAAGIDGHALSGAEISPAARLDLARILKSWSLPVSGTMPWPEAQVTAGGVALDQVNPETLESLLVPGLHFCGEILDVDGDCGGFNLQWAWSSGWLAGLSAASR